Proteins from one Rhizoctonia solani chromosome 5, complete sequence genomic window:
- a CDS encoding translation initiation factor SUI1 has translation MFKKPPHKIFTSSPLRNSDVKVLRQRVLVLFPDVKDKIDVDALVPKGISSCKFDTHLDETGVLYSSMEKEPLWFSIGKGGIVQSNLVPTGKRLITNTLLLIHMSGLHHIMLSVYAMEMPYTSTNNLDTRSRHPHSRRHGLISYYQRIPLNLPRTGGADLMIPGVVPSPIIPSLAQGQLVSITQYRSTTPLVVGCMAVNGSELRDDDDQKGKAVITLHATGDALWALGSKQEPPEGNQPEAAAPTIGSVDGVTTAVEDVKLDGEIEQGEASTQAVTSERVPSAQEIEILLRSTTLYALARVDASALPLPASTFYSSHILPSRPARPTLPQSNETDEPIDPKTLLSHLDIKHTSHKKLAQFLKGFEKDGILKLKDVRGELLIFSVDTKHPALVEAIKWGWKTVGAEERKEKEREKESTTGGSTKEILVEEVWFSEANTDGFFELCGESAPHYPISSLRPLLTKYITAHNLQHPTNPKFVVLDEVLSRALLRKGENDKDFVGRDELVDRLSGNMKGMWRVGGTGNFKKLPLHPVNVQTKTRQGRKVVTLITGFEPFGIDPETLSEELRKRCASSTSVSPCVEKPKQLEVMVQGSQIKAVTTLLLELGLPKKWIKLSESSRHALYMHALKFPRNADYDTPELYGLAPGKTLNLNLTTADDVRLGAWFVAADSFYQKHLRLAPPFKGESANLKEKRETLASLLPTALQDHPTILFFHGNAMTRAFHLRTRLYSTLSSRLNANVLAIDYRGFGNSEGVPSEQGLLLDARAAWDWLIENGAKEADITVVGQSLGTGVSAGLVAELAEEGVSPRGMVLLAPYSSIATLLETYDLGGKLPILQPLQKFRFVFGFVLRFLRHRFDTLSIINDITCPITIIHATDDWDIPVAHAKVLFDALLESLLPPHPFNPQDVLLGKVPHEEFSTFISERNTRRNQVVATMEIKGLGAISTFSRDDSHGDVTFLQTTWGEHNGISAIEGVIDVIGWSVGMADR, from the exons ATGTTTAAGAAACCTCCTCACAAGATCTTCACATCCTCCCCATTGCGCAACTCTGATGTCAAGGTACTTCGACAACGAGTGCTTGTATTATTTCCGGACGTCAAAGACAAAATCGACGTTGATGCATTGGTGCCTAAGGGTATAAGCAGCTGTAAATTTGACACTCACCTAGATGAGACTGGA GTTCTATACTCGTCTATGGAGAAGGAGCCCTTATGGTTCTCCATAGGGAAAGGAGGGATCGTACAGAGTAATTTGGTACCGACCGGTAAGCGTCTCATTACCAATACACTATTGCTCATTCATATGTCTGGATTACACCACATTATGCTCAGTGTATACGCTATGGAAATGCCCTACACTTCTACCAACAATCTCGACACCCGCAGCCGTCATCCCCATTCTCGTAGGCACGGACTCATCTCTTACTATCAACGCATCCCACTCAACCTACCACGCACAGGCGGCGCAGACCTGATGATTCCTGGAGTCGTGCCTTCGCCTATTATCCCTTCCCTCGCCCAAGGTCAATTAGTCAGCATTACACAGTATCGGAGTACAACCCCGCTCGTGGTGGGCTGCATGGCGGTCAACGGCTCAGAGCTAAGAGATGACGACGACCAAAAGGGAAAGGCGGTCATAACGTTACACGCTACGGGAGATGCACTATGGGCGTTGGGGAGCAAGCAGGAGCCACCAGAAGGAAACCAGCCCGAGGCCGCGGCGCCTACGATAGGTTCGGTGGATGGCGTGACAACTGCCGTCGAAGATGTCAAGTTAGATGGTGAAATCGAACAAGGCGAGGCGTCTACGCAAGCGGTTACATCAGAACGGGTACCTTCTGCTCAAG AAATCGAAATCTTATTGCGGTCGACTACCCTATATGCACTGGCTCGAGTCGATGCTTCTGCACTCCCACTTCCAGCATCCACATTTTATTCATCTCATATTCTTCCTTCGAGACCTGCTCGCCCAACTCTCCCTCAATCAAACGAAACCGATGAACCTATCGATCCCAAGACACTCCTATCGCATCTCGATATCAAACACACTTCCCATAAGAAGCTTGCACAGTTCCTGAAAGGCTTTGAGAAGGATGGGATTCTCAAGCTCAAGGACGTAAGGGGTGAACTGCTGATATTTTCGGTGGATACGAAGCACCCGGCGCTAGTAGAGGCCATAAAATGGGGATGGAAAACCGTGGGAGCCGAAGAGAGAAAAGAGAAGGAGAGAGAAAAAGAGAGTACGACTGGCGGGTCTACCAAGGAAATTCTGGTCGAGGAGGTTTGGTTCTCCGAGGCAAACACCGATGGGTTTTTCGAATTATGTGGGGAAAG CGCGCCTCATTACCCCATTTCCTCCCTAAGGCCCCTTCTCACCAAATATATCACTGCACATAACCTCCAGCATCCGACCAACCCCAAGTTTGTGGTTCTCGACGAGGTTCTCTCGCGCGCATTATTACGAAAGGGCGAGAATGACAAGGATTTTGTGGGAAGAGACGAACTGGTCGACCGACTTTCGGGAAATATGAAAGGAATGTGGAGAGTCGGCGGGACTGGTAATTTTAA GAAGCTGCCACTTCATCCTGTTAATGTTCAAACCAAGACACGACAAGGGCGAAAAGTTGTTACACTTATTACTGGATTTGAACCTTTCGGCATCGACCCAGAGACGTTATCGGAAGAACTTCGAAAACGATGTGCATCCAGCACTAGTG TCTCACCTTGCGTAGAAAAGCCCAAGCAATTAGAAGTAATGGTGCAAGGTAGTCAGATCAAGGCCGTGACCACCCTACTTCTCGAACTAGGCCTACCCAAAAAGTGGATTAAATTATCTGAGAGCTCA CGCCA TGCCCTATACATGCACGCATTGAAATTTCCTCGAAACGCGGATTATGATACCCCAGAATTATATGGACTTGCTC CTGGAAAGACGCTCAACCTAAACTTGACGACCGCCGACGATGTACGACTGGGGGCCTGGTTTGTAGCCGCGGACAGTTTTTACCAAAAGCATCTGCGACTTGCTCCACCCTTCAAAGGCGAGTCCGCTAATTTGAAAGAAAAGAG GGAAACACTGGCCTCCCTTCTTCCGACCGCGCTACAAGATCATCCGACGATACTATTCTTTCATGGAAACGCGATGACGCGCGCATTTCACCTGCGCACGCGACTTTACTCGACATTGAGCTCACGGCTCAATGCAAACGTGCTTGCCATTGACTACCGTGGATTTGGTAATTCAGAAGGCGTACCTTCCGAACAAGGCCTCCTCCTAGATGCTCGAGCTGCCTGGGATTGGTTGATCGAAAACGGAGCAAAAGAAGCGGACATTACGGTTGTTGGACAGAGTCTCGGAACCGGTGTGTCCGCTGGGCTAGTGGCTGAGCTGGCCGAGGAAG GTGTTTcgccaaggggtatggtttTACTTGCCCCCTATTCATCAATTGCCACGTTACTTGAAACATATGATTTGGGAGGCAAGCTTCCGATCTTGCAGCCGTTGCAAAAGTTCCGTTTCGTGTTTG GCTTTGTGTTGAGGTTCCTGAGGCATCGTTTTGATACTTTATCAATCATCAAC GACATAACATGCCCAATCACAATTATCCACGCAACAGATGACTGGGATATTCCAGTTGCGCACGCAAAGGTGCTTTTTGATGCATTGCTGGAATCGTTGCTTCCGCCCCACCCATTCAATCCTCAGGATGTGCTTCTCGGAAAAGTACCTCATGAGGAGTTTTCGACATTTATTAGTGAACGTAACACGCGCCGAAATCAAGTGGTAGCCACCATGGAAATCAAGGGCCTTGGTGCTATCAGCACTTTTTCGCGAGATGATAGCCATGGAGATGTGACATTCCTCCAAACGACTTGGGGGGAACACAATGGAATATCTGCTATTGAAGGGGTCATTGACGTGATTGGATGGAGTGTAGGGATGGCAGATCGATAA
- a CDS encoding phosphatidylethanolamine-binding protein (PEBP) family, with amino-acid sequence MVKSQLLSSLLLASGASVLASPYAKYPTLSEVKKTFYSEGVVPDVIPSFNPTSLLYLTFTGDLSDGTSSKVVLPNTSFVRNDTLVPPEISVQGAKGGPYVVAIVDPDAPSRASPTIAQIRHFLAANFTVSSTRSKYVPQSFVLKNSTAAVNDYRPPTPPVGSGPHRYVALLYSQPKNFDISFLNVSDIRLFNISSFAERTGLGEPLAGTFLTVEQKNTTAV; translated from the exons ATGGTCAAGTCCCAGCTCCTTTCATCTCTGTTATTGGCTAGCGGAGCTTCGGTTTTGGCGTCACCATACGCTAAATATCCGACTTTGTCTGAGGTGAAAAAGACATTTTATTCAGAGGGAGTCGTACCCGACGTCATTCCATCGTTCAATCCTACTTCGCTTCTTTATCTAACATTCACTGGGGATCTCTCGGATGGCACAAGTTCTAAAGTGGTATTACCCAATACCAGCTTTGTTAGAAACG ATACACTCGTCCCCCCTGAGATCTCTGTGCAGGGGGCAAAGGGTGGTCCCTACGTTGTTGCTATCGTCGATCCCGATGCTCCGTCGCGTGCTTCACCGACCATTGCTCAGATTCGGCACTTTCTTGCCGCGAACTTTACAGTCTCCAGCACTCGTTCTAAGTACGTTCCCCAAAGTTTCGTATTGAAGAATTCTACCGCCGCGGTAAATGACTATCGCCCACCT ACGCCTCCTGTTGGGTCCGGTCCTCATCGCTACGTAGCGCTTCTTTATTCCCAACCAAAGAACTTTGATATTTCATTCCTTAATGTCTCCGACATTCGGTTGTTTAACATCTCAAGCTTTGCTGAGCGCACTGGGCTGGGGGAACCATTAGCCGGAACCTTCCTCACGGTCGAGCAAAAGAACACTACTGCCGTGTAG
- a CDS encoding phosphatidylethanolamine-binding protein (PEBP) family codes for MGYGYPTLSQVQQKFTTEGVVPDVLTSFNPTGFLYLTYTGSLSDGTKAKVVLPGTSFARNDTLNTPQFSVEGIKNGTYLIAIVDPDAPSRANPTVSQIRHMFATNFVVSATRSASVIRSMVLQNSTAAISPYFPPNPPVGSGAHRYVALLYAQPSNFDTASLNATQFARFNISSFAASAGLGDPLAGTFLTVDQKA; via the exons ATGGGCTACGGTTACCCGACACTATCTCAAGTTCAGCAGAAATTCACCACCGAAGGCGTGGTGCCTGATGTTCTTACGTCCTTTAATCCCACCGGATTCTTGTATCTTACGTACACTGGAAGCCTTTCTGATGGCACAAAAGCCAAGGTTGTCTTACCGGGAACAAGTTTCGCAAGGAACG ATACTTTGAATACTCCCCAATTTTCGGTTGAAGGCATAAAAAATGGAACGTACCTAATAGCAATTGTTGATCCGGACGCTCCATCCCGAGCAAATCCGACGGTCTCGCAAATTCGACATATGTTTGCAACTAATTTTGTTGTATCGGCCACTCGTTCGGCTTCGGTGATACGTAGCATGGTGCTCCAGAACTCAACAGCCGCTATAAGCCCATATTTCCCACCC AATCCTCCAGTCGGCTCAGGTGCGCATCGTTACGTTGCGCTGCTGTATGCCCAGCCGAGCAACTTCGACACTGCGTCGCTAAATGCAACTCAGTTTGCTAGATTCAATATTTCGAGTTTTGCGGCGAGTGCGGGTTTAGGAGATCCTTTAGCTGGGACTTTCCTGACAGTGGATCAGAAGGCTTGA
- a CDS encoding eukaryotic translation initiation factor 3: MCPDHVINVWYTHNGERVGTYNGHNGSVWTVDVDTQSRFLLSGAADNMMKLWEASTGKCLYTWEFPTAVKRVAWSEDDKQILCITEQRMGYQGAIRVFNINREDPSNQDAEPYSEFNPVGSKATVAAFSYDNDIIITGHESGKVAAFDVKAGEEVNSNQRAHLEPVTDLQMSSDRTYFITSSKDKSAKLHETKTLNVLKHYATDGPLNSAAIAPIRPYILVGGGQEAMNVTTTSARQGKFETRFWHKIFEEEVGRVKGHFGPINTIAVHPAGIQYASGGEDGFVRLHTFDESYFKARPYGDLGEPDE, encoded by the exons ATGTGCCCAGATCACGTTATTAATGTATGGTATACCCACAACGGCGAACGAGTTGGGACATATAACGGACACAATGGATCAGTATGGACTGTAGACGTAGATA CACAATCAAGATTTTTGCTATCTGGTGCAGCTGATAACATGATGAAACTATGGGAAGCATCTACTGGGAAGTGCCTTTACACCTGGGAGTTTCCGACCGCTGTGAAACGCGTTGCATGGAGTGAAGACGATAAACAAATTCTGTGTATTACTGAGCAACGAATGGGGTACCAG GGAGCAATCCGAGTATTCAACATCAACAGAGAAGACCCAAGCAACC AGGACGCGGAGCCTTATTCCGAGTTCAACCCAGTAGGCTCAAAAGCCACCGTCGCAGCCTTTTCTTATGACAACGACATTATCATCACCG GACACGAATCCGGAAAGGTTGCTGCCTTTGATGTTAAAGCCGGAGAAGAGGTCAACTCCAACCAACGAGCGCACTTGGAGCCTGTAACCGACTTGCAAATGTCTTCCGACAGGACATATTTCATTACCAGTAGCAAGGACAAGAGTGCCAAG TTACATGAAACTAAAACTCTCAACGTCCTTAAACATTATGCGACCGATGGTCCCCTAAACAGCGCAGCCATTGCCCCTATAAGGCCCTAC ATTCTTGTCGGAGGTGGTCAAGAGGCCATGAACGTCACAACCACCAGTGCAAGACAAGGAAAATTCGAGACTAGGTTCTGGCATAAGATTTTCGAGGAGGAAGTTGGACGCGTAAAGGGGCACTTTGGACCGATCAATAC TATCGCTGTTCATCCAGCCGGGATCCAATACGCTTCTGGCGGAGAAGACGGCTTTGTGCGATTACACACGTTTGATGAAAGCTACTTCAAAGCACGGCCGTATGGAGATTTAGGTGAACCCGACGAATGA
- a CDS encoding 3-deoxy-7-phosphoheptulonate synthase, with translation MSKHSVSVHDAVSQLHNRRVKNIRPLIPPQILTEELPLTLIEANTVINGRIATESILRGDDDRLLVVVGPCSVHDPQAAIEYAQKLKAYRDSAKDDLEILMRVYFEKPRTTVGWKGLINDPHMNGTFQINKGLRTARSLLLEISKIGLPTACEFLDTITPQYLADLTTWGAIGARTTESQVHRELTSALSMPVGFKNSTDGGLDIAVDACRAARSGHCFLSVGKEGLSSIVETEGNPDTHVILRGGASGPNYAAEYVRSAASKLAKAGLPQKIMIDCSHGNSSKQHQRQVEVADDIASQLESSDTAPYIMGVMIESNLVEGRQNIPSTGPAGLKYGQSVTDACISWETTIPVLDRLRAGVQARRANLQRQTGRSSPVASGTRTPGQQHDSVNA, from the exons ATGTCGAAGCACTCTGTATCTGTCCACGATGCGGTGTCTCAGCTGCATAACAGACGCGTCAAGAACATCCGACCCCTCATTCCGCCTCAGATATTAACTGAGGAGTTACCGTT AACTTTGATTGAGGCCAACACCGTGATCAATGGGCGTATTGCGACAGAATCTATTCTTCGCGGAGATGATGATCGACTGCTTGTGGTTGTCGGTCCATGCTCCGTGCACGATCCACAAGCTGCAATCGAATACGCCCAGAAGCTAAAGGCATACAGAGATAGTGCAAAGGATGATCTTGAAATCCTGATGCGCGTTTACTTTGAGAA GCCGAGGACCACAGTTGGATGGAAAGGCCTAATAAATG ATCCACATATGAATGGTACCTTCCAGATCAACAAGGGCCTCCGAACGGCTCGCTCCTTGCTCTTGGAAATATCTAAAATCGGATTACCGACTGCATGCGAATTCCTTG ACACGATCACGCCACAGTACTTGGCTGATTTGACAACATGGGGCGCCATTGGAGCTCGTACCACGGAATCACAGGTACACAGAGAGTTGACGAGCGCACTGAGTATGCCAGTCGGATTCAAGAATTCCACAG ATGGAGGACTCGATATCGCTGTCGATGCATGCCGCGCTGCAAGGTCCGGCCACTGTTTCCTGTCGGTTGGAAAAGAGGGTCTGAGCAGTATTGTTGAAACAGAG GGAAATCCTGATACGCATGTTATCCTCCGCGGTGGGGCTTCTGGACCAAACTACGCAGCCGAATACGTTAGATCGGCCGCCTCCAAGCTGGCCAAGGCAGGACTACCCCAAAAAATTATG ATTGACTGCAGCCATGGAAATAGTTCAAAACAACATCAGAGGCAAGTGGAAGTGGCGGACGATATT GCGTCGCAATTAGAATCATCTGATACAGCACCCTACATTATGGGCGTGATGATCGAGTCTAATCTTGTCGAAGGGCGACAAAACATCCCCTCGACAGGACCTGCTGGGTTGAAGTATGGTCAATCCGTAACAGATG CATGTATATCATGGGAGACTACAATTCCTGTTCTCGATCGGCTTCGTGCAGGCGTGCAGGCGCGGAGAGCAAATCTTCAAAGGCAGACGGGCAGAAGTTCGCCTGTTGCTAGTGGAACTAGGACACCGGGGCAGCAGCACGACAGTGTCAATGCTTGA
- a CDS encoding mucoidy inhibitor A: MVSDQPVTNKIIVNAAEQDELIDAVSVFQSNRAEVKRRVILDLKKGQNHVHVERLPSCLNGDSIRVDGTGSAVIFDVVYHAPPYGRFNPSDESVTNAQRALEALQKERDIARQQSEFLGSYGKTLDSKSVSIGDVERFLDMFGPRQMAVEKRIRELDLQVENAEQELNAARSKVYEDRQGEKRGTRVTVTVLAEADGKAELMMTYVVTNASWTPLYDIRASIAKSPDAVSKIALHYRASITQTTASPQLGSTVPTLSTWKIGFPQPTVTRVMRMRSMSYSPQSVVRVEEREESDDDMGFGLFDGGGPQAPAMMSRQAHVVSAGVLSATFGIPGRSDIPSDEGSHKVVVAVLDLDADLEWVCVPREKESVFLICKVVNSSEFTLLPGEASVFMDDNFVSKSQIDHVSPNDSFKTSLGTDSSLRVTYPSAKTLNRTSTHSGFSFLARERQSISAQSQRITIRNSRLMSVSNLRVIDHVPVSTDAKLRVNVITPNGLDAHQAPGSPTSPVPERNKEKELPWANVRKGVKARWAPLDVGGEGTVEWQCEIGASEEVELELAWEVSAPAGQNWQNL; this comes from the exons ATGGTCTCCGATCAACCAGTTACCAACAAAATCATCGTCAACGCCGCCGAGCAGGACGAGCTCATCGATGCTGTCAGCGTCTTTCAATCCAACAGGGCCGAGGTCAAACGCAGGGTGATCTTGGATCTCAAG AAGGGACAAAACCACGTTCATGTCGAGCGCCTTCCCTCTTGCCTGAACGGTGACTCTATACGCGTTGATGGAACTGGGTCTGCTGTCATTTTCGACGTCGTCTATCACGCCCCACCATACGGTCGCTTCAACCCCTCTGACGAATCGGTTACCAACGCTCAGCGCGCTTTGGAGGCTCTACAGAAAGAACGCGATATCGCTCGCCAACAATCCGAATTTCTGGGGTCATATGGCAAAACCCTAGACAGCAAGAGCGTGAGCATCGGCGATGTTGAGCGGTTCCTGGATATGTTTGGACCACGGCAGATGGCAGTCGAGAAACGGATTCGCGAGCTAGATTTACAAGTCGAAAATGCCGAGCAAGAGTTGAATGCTGCTCGAAGTAAAGTGTATGAAGATAGGCAAGGAGAGAAGAGAGGAACGAGGGTGACGGTCACTGTGCTCGCCGAGGCGGACGGCAAGGCAGAACTCATGATGACGTATG TGGTAACGAACGCAAGCTGGACCCCGTTGTATGACATCAGGGCATCTATTGCCAAATCTCCAGATGCGGTTTCGAAGATTGCGTTGCACTATCGTGCATCAATTACTCAGACCACAG CATCACCCCAACTGGGGAGCACAGTGCCAACTTTATCAACCTGGAAAATAGGGTTTCCGCAACCAACTGTGACTCGTGTTATGCGAATGAGATCCATGTCTTATTCTCCCCAAAGTGTGGTTAGGGTGGAAGAACGGGAAGAATCTGACGACGACATGGGGTTCGGCCTATTTGACGGTGGTGGTCCCCAAGCACCAGCGATGATGTCTCGTCAAGCTCACGTCGTCTCCGCTGGAGTGCTGAGCGCCACATTTGGTATTCCTGGAAGAAGCGATATTCCTAGCGACGAGGGCAGCCATAAAGTAGTCGTAGCAGTACTTGACCTAGATGCCGACCTCGAGTGGGTATGCGTACCAAGAGAGAAAGAAAGCGTATTCCTGATC TGCAAAGTGGTGAACTCGAGCGAGTTTACCTTGCTTCCCGGAGAAGCAAGCGTATTTATGGATGACAACTTCGTATCTAAGAGCCAGATTGAT CATGTCTCACCAAACGACTCATTCAAGACCTCGTTGGGCACCGATTCGAGCCTACGAGTCACATATCCCTCAGCCAAGACTCTCAACCGCACATCAACTCACTCCGGCTTTTCGTTCCTTGCTCGCGAGAGGCAGTCTATATCAGCCCAATCTCAACGTATCACCATCCGTAACTCGCGCTTGATGAGTGTATCTAATTTACGTGTGATTGATCACGTACCTGTGAGCACGGATGCAAAACTGAGGGTGAACGTGATTACACCCAATGGGTTGGACGCACATCAAGCCCCTGGTTCGCCTACCAGTCCAGTACCGGAGAGGAACAAAGAAAAAGAGCTACCTTGGGCGAACGTGCGGAAGGGAGTAAAAGCACGGTGGGCACCGTTGGATGTGGGCGGGGAAGGTACAGTCGAGTGGCAGTGCGAGATTGGTGCGAGCGAAGAGGTAGAACTCGAGCTTGCGTGGGAGGTATCGGCCCCGGCCGGacaaaattggcaaaattTGTGA